Proteins co-encoded in one Tursiops truncatus isolate mTurTru1 chromosome 17, mTurTru1.mat.Y, whole genome shotgun sequence genomic window:
- the LOC117308731 gene encoding uncharacterized protein, with product MAALWFLRKKWSLVSPSIYWRQDPEALMVRGPLGPGETRGCQTQSQRGRRGSGSDGSSKNASEEAAGTGGPRARLTAGRDSGSDDSGSCLMQFMRTLFSLLKTPHQLTKRNHPRVNQDIPLTQPSTASQHLGPCRTPPLPRFPPGCCLGGRSIGTVGEDRRPVTSSPTRHGLTLSLGKAALGLPSPRWGACAARGRGPRERTKERRPREPAASGLTSSARSPARALSTRARLRSSRAASAAASSRERLETPRGAARWKALASRRLRSSSSGLAAGASSGPATLSPPPVKPREGGRVEGLSPAPTRMPWGPREVPSLRRLESPKDISETLGSRLVLLKQQTKEVVPITSRRGFNWPPFSCSLECRSKGRLGSIQNADESIQRTTSSGTLKFCCVVSEQRCAEAYLPQTRKI from the exons ATGGCGGCACTGTGGTTCCTAAGGAAGAAGTGGAGCCTCGTAAGCCCCAGCATTTATTGGAGGCAGGACCCAGAAGCGCTGATGGTGCGTGGCCCCCTTGGTCCAGGTGAAACAAGAGGCTGCCAGACCCAGAG CCAAAGAGGCAGAAGAGGCAGCGGCAGTGATGGCAGCAGCAAAAATGCAAGCGAGGAAGCAGCTGGCACCGGAGGGCCTCGTGCCAGACTCACGGCCGGGAGGGACTCCGGCAGTGATGACAGTG GGTCTTGTTTAATGCAGTTCATGAGAACCCTGTTCTCTCTGCTGAAAACCCCTCATCAACTCACCAAAAGAAACCACCCCAGGGTGAACCAGGACATTCCGCTG ACTCAGCCCTCGACAGCCAGCCAGCACCTCGGGCCCTGCcggacccctcccctcccccgcttcccTCCTGGATGCTGCCTGGGAGGCAGGAGCATCGGCACGGTCGGGGAAGATCGACGGCCGGTGACCAGCTCGCCCACGCGGCACGGCCTCACCCTCTCCCTGGGAAAAGCGGCGCTCGGCCTCCCAAGCCCTCGGTGGGGCGCGTGCGCGGCCCGCGGCCGGGGGCCCCGGGAGAGGACGAAGGAGAGGCGGCCCCGAGAGCCGGCCGCCAGCGGGCTCACCAGCTCGGCGCGCAGCCCGGCCAGGGCGCTCTCGACGCGCGCCCGGCTCCGCTCCTCCCgcgccgcctccgccgccgcctcctcccgcGAGCGCCTCGAGACGCCGCGCGGCGCCGCCCGCTGGAAGGCACTCGCCAGTCGCCGCCTGAGGTCTTCTAGCAGCGGGCTGGCGGCTGGGGCCTCCTCCGGGCCGGCCACGCTCTCACCGCCTCCGGTAAAGCCTCGTGAGGGAGGCAGGGTTGAGGGCCTGAGCCCGGCGCCAACTAGGATGCCGTGGGGCCCCCGGGAAGTTCCCTCTCTGCGGCGGCTGGAGTCCCCCAAGGACATCTCGGAGACGCTGGGTTCCAGGCTTGTATTGCTAAAG CAACAGACGAAGGAAGTGGTTCCCATAACTTCGAGAAGAGGTTTCAACTGGCCCCCTTTTTCTTGCTCCTTGGAATGTCGTTCTAAGGGAAGACTTGGGTCCATCCAG aatgCAGATGAAAGCATCCAGAGGACTACGAGTTCTGGTACATTGAAATTTTGCTGTGTCGTTTCTGAGCAGAGATGTGCTGAAGCTTACTTGCctcaaacaagaaaaatctag